One window from the genome of Saprospiraceae bacterium encodes:
- a CDS encoding phosphoheptose isomerase, with translation MNVKKELKLQKHFDQEGKLASPLLPEHVKNFLVDIDGTICDDIPNEEPERMVTVEPYPDAIKVINQWYEEGHIITFFTSRTDAHKLITENWLLKCGFKYHFLLLNKPRGGNYHWIDNHIVRATRYEGKFTKEFVEVTTKVQVFEK, from the coding sequence ATGAATGTCAAGAAAGAATTAAAGCTACAAAAGCATTTTGATCAGGAAGGTAAATTGGCTTCGCCATTATTACCCGAACATGTAAAGAATTTTCTTGTGGACATTGACGGTACTATTTGCGATGACATTCCAAATGAAGAACCAGAACGCATGGTAACTGTTGAACCTTATCCGGATGCGATTAAAGTAATTAATCAATGGTATGAGGAAGGACATATTATTACGTTTTTTACTTCCCGTACAGACGCCCATAAATTAATTACTGAAAACTGGCTCCTAAAATGTGGATTTAAATATCACTTCTTATTACTAAACAAACCCCGTGGTGGCAATTATCACTGGATCGACAATCACATAGTACGTGCCACACGCTATGAAGGAAAATTTACAAAAGAATTTGTGGAAGTAACCACCAAGGTTCAGGTTTTTGAGAAATAG
- a CDS encoding aspartate-semialdehyde dehydrogenase, with the protein MHLAVVGVTGLVGQVVLDLLNETKLPYDKISFVASERSVGKIISWNGHNHTVISMEDAVTSKPDIAIFSAGGSTSLEWAPRFAQSGCFVIDNSSAWRMDPTCPLVVPEINADTIHAGTKIIANPNCSTIQMVMALNPLHLKYGLDRLVISTYQSFTGTGMKAVRQYESERDGKTVEEPRAYHHPIFENCIPQCDTFLENAYTKEEMKMVHETRKILRDPAIRITATAVRVPVNGGHSESINVQLKNEFDLGAVSNLLASTPGIILMDNPENFEYPTPLQAKNRNEVLVGRIRRDESQANTLNIWVTADNLRKGAATNAVQIAAYLIDQKLVGRN; encoded by the coding sequence ATGCATTTAGCAGTTGTTGGCGTCACGGGTTTAGTAGGACAAGTAGTTTTGGATTTATTGAATGAAACCAAACTTCCCTATGATAAAATTAGTTTTGTTGCTTCTGAGCGTTCGGTTGGTAAAATCATTTCCTGGAATGGTCATAATCATACCGTCATTTCAATGGAGGATGCAGTAACATCAAAACCCGACATTGCCATATTCTCAGCAGGAGGCTCCACCTCATTGGAATGGGCACCTCGATTTGCGCAATCTGGATGTTTTGTGATTGACAATTCTTCAGCCTGGCGAATGGATCCAACATGTCCGTTGGTAGTTCCGGAAATTAATGCTGACACAATCCATGCAGGCACTAAAATTATTGCAAATCCAAATTGTTCAACCATTCAAATGGTGATGGCATTAAATCCACTTCATTTAAAATATGGTTTGGATCGGCTTGTGATTTCAACCTATCAATCTTTTACTGGCACCGGCATGAAAGCGGTCCGCCAATATGAATCTGAACGGGATGGAAAAACGGTCGAAGAACCAAGAGCCTATCACCACCCCATTTTCGAAAATTGCATTCCTCAATGCGACACTTTTTTAGAGAATGCTTACACCAAAGAAGAAATGAAAATGGTCCATGAAACGCGTAAAATATTAAGAGATCCTGCAATTCGGATTACGGCAACTGCAGTGCGCGTTCCAGTAAACGGGGGGCATTCTGAATCCATCAATGTTCAATTAAAAAATGAATTTGATTTAGGGGCCGTTTCAAATTTATTGGCTTCCACTCCTGGAATCATTTTAATGGATAATCCAGAAAATTTTGAGTATCCCACACCCTTGCAAGCTAAAAACAGAAATGAAGTATTAGTAGGTCGAATCCGCCGGGATGAATCACAGGCTAACACGCTCAATATATGGGTGACTGCGGACAACTTGCGTAAAGGAGCAGCTACCAATGCCGTACAAATAGCGGCTTATCTCATTGATCAAAAATTGGTCGGCAGGAATTAA